One genomic segment of Fusobacterium nucleatum includes these proteins:
- a CDS encoding manganese efflux pump MntP family protein, with translation MSTIGVLVTALALSMDAMSLSIYQGIASTESQKKQNFLKIVLTFGIFQFAMALVGSLSGTLFIHYISLYSKYVSFAIFLFLGLMMLKEALKKEEMEYDEKYLDFKTLIIMGIATSLDALLVGLTFSILPFYQTFLYTIEIGVVTAIIAGLGFILGDKFGNILGQKSHFLGAALLIFLSINILL, from the coding sequence ATGTCAACTATTGGTGTGTTAGTAACAGCCTTAGCACTTTCTATGGATGCTATGTCCCTTTCTATTTATCAAGGAATAGCCTCAACAGAATCTCAAAAGAAACAAAATTTTTTAAAAATTGTATTAACTTTTGGAATTTTCCAATTTGCTATGGCATTAGTGGGTTCATTATCAGGAACTTTATTCATACACTATATCTCATTATACTCAAAATATGTTTCATTTGCTATATTTTTATTTTTAGGACTTATGATGTTAAAAGAAGCCTTAAAAAAAGAGGAAATGGAATATGATGAAAAATATTTAGATTTTAAAACTTTGATTATAATGGGAATTGCTACAAGTTTGGATGCATTGTTGGTTGGATTAACATTTTCAATTCTACCTTTTTACCAAACTTTTTTATATACAATTGAAATTGGAGTTGTAACTGCTATAATAGCTGGTTTAGGCTTTATATTAGGAGATAAATTTGGAAATATCTTAGGACAAAAATCTCATTTTTTAGGAGCTGCTTTATTAATCTTTTTATCTATAAATATTTTATTATAA
- the nusB gene encoding transcription antitermination factor NusB, which translates to MNKNFEEHKKKAKGGIRLAREKVFKLVFETEVTESSSDELKQNFDIYLQNDEEFVATLNENQLEFIRNSINGIAENYEDIKDIIKKNTKNWAYERIGIVERALLIVATYEFIFKNAPIEVIANEIVELAKEYGNEKSYEFINGILANIEKSKK; encoded by the coding sequence ATGAATAAAAATTTTGAAGAACACAAAAAAAAAGCAAAAGGTGGAATAAGATTAGCAAGAGAAAAAGTATTCAAGTTAGTCTTTGAAACTGAGGTAACTGAATCAAGTTCTGATGAGCTAAAACAAAATTTTGATATATATTTACAGAATGATGAAGAATTTGTAGCTACCTTAAATGAAAATCAATTGGAGTTTATAAGAAATTCTATAAATGGAATAGCAGAAAACTATGAAGACATCAAAGATATTATAAAAAAAAATACTAAAAACTGGGCTTATGAAAGAATAGGAATAGTTGAAAGAGCTTTATTGATAGTAGCAACTTATGAATTTATATTTAAAAATGCTCCTATTGAAGTTATTGCTAATGAGATAGTTGAATTAGCAAAAGAATATGGAAATGAAAAGTCTTATGAGTTTATAAATGGTATTTTGGCAAATATAGAAAAAAGTAAAAAATAA
- a CDS encoding DUF2273 domain-containing protein has product MPDNILEVLLEKIINNWRKVCGAVLGFIVGLTVIKYGILKAIIVFAFAFVGYKLGDSSFTQGIKRTVLKRLKED; this is encoded by the coding sequence ATGCCAGATAATATTTTAGAAGTTCTATTAGAAAAGATTATTAATAATTGGAGAAAAGTTTGTGGAGCTGTTTTAGGTTTTATAGTTGGACTTACAGTGATTAAATATGGAATTTTAAAAGCTATTATTGTGTTTGCTTTTGCTTTTGTAGGTTATAAACTAGGAGATTCTTCATTTACACAAGGAATAAAAAGAACTGTTTTAAAAAGATTAAAAGAGGATTAA
- the amaP gene encoding alkaline shock response membrane anchor protein AmaP has protein sequence MFKKIIFFFAWVGIFLICLISLNYVLLPGQIFYDNPYIEDITTFEYKMVILVLASLYLIICLYKFVSLFERKKDYERKTENGTLKITRATINNYVSDLLRKDPDITGIKTTSELKGNKFLIYVKCELLAKINIADKIAQLQSLIKRDLGENIGVEVNKVVVNISKLEVREGVRQTETFKETSDIPDNDEVSEDVEVSD, from the coding sequence ATGTTTAAAAAAATAATATTTTTCTTTGCTTGGGTGGGAATATTTTTAATATGCTTAATAAGTTTAAACTATGTACTTTTACCTGGTCAAATTTTCTATGATAATCCTTATATAGAAGATATAACTACATTTGAATACAAAATGGTTATACTTGTCTTAGCTTCTTTATATCTTATTATATGTTTGTATAAGTTTGTTAGCCTTTTTGAAAGAAAAAAAGATTATGAAAGAAAAACTGAAAATGGAACATTAAAAATAACAAGAGCTACAATTAACAATTATGTAAGTGATTTATTAAGAAAAGATCCAGATATTACAGGAATAAAGACAACAAGTGAATTGAAAGGAAATAAATTTTTAATTTATGTTAAATGTGAGCTATTAGCTAAAATTAATATAGCTGACAAAATAGCTCAGCTTCAAAGTCTAATTAAAAGAGATTTAGGTGAAAATATTGGAGTTGAAGTAAATAAAGTTGTAGTTAATATTTCTAAACTTGAAGTAAGAGAAGGAGTTAGACAAACAGAAACATTTAAAGAAACTTCTGATATCCCTGATAATGATGAAGTTAGTGAGGATGTAGAGGTGAGTGATTGA